The Novosphingobium sp. Gsoil 351 genome contains the following window.
GCATCAGGCTGCCGGTTTCCTTCGCGCTGCGCCACGCCGCCCTCTGCGCCATGTAGGCCGCGTTCGATTTGGGCGCGGTGGCGAGGTAGAGGCAGGCCTGGACGATCGCCAGCTCGCCCTCGGGCGAGCCGAGGAACTCGTAGGCGTCCTTGGCGGCCAGGCACTGGACCAACGCTTGCGGATCGGCGAGGCCGACGTCCTCGACCGCGGCGCGGGTCAGACGGCGCAGCACGAACAGCGGCTCCTCGCCGGCGACGAGCATCCGCGCGAGGTAATAGAGGCTGGCCTGCGGATCCGAGCCGCGCAGCGCCTTGTGCAGCGCCGAGATCAGATTGTAGTGGCCCTCGCGGTCCTTGTCGTAGACCGCGACGCGGCGCTGGAGGAACTGCGACAGCCCCGCCGTATCGAGCGGTTGGTCCAATCCAATGTCGAACAGCGTCGCCGCCTGGTTGAGCAGGAAGCGCCCGTCGCCATCGGCTGCGGCGACCAGCGCATCGCGCGCGGCGGCGGTCACCGGCAGCGGCTTGCCGACGTTGGCCTCGGCCTTTTCCAGCAACTGGCACAGCGCCTTGTGATCGAGCCTGTGGAGGATCAGCACCTGCGCGCGGCTGAGCAGCGCGGCGTTGAGCTCGAAGCTGGGATTCTCGGTGGTCGCGCCAATCAGGGTGACGGTGCCGTTCTCGACGAACGGCAGGAAACCGTCCTGCTGGGCGCGGTTGAAGCGGTGAATCTCGTCCACCAGCAGCAGCGTGCGCTGCCCGGCCTTGGCCATCGTCTCGGCCTCAGCGAACGCCTTCTTGAGGTCGGCAACGCCCGAGAAGACCGCCGAAAGCGAGACGAAGCGCATCCCGACGGCATCCGCGAGCAGCCGGGCGATGCTGGTCTTGCCGGTGCCCGGCGGTCCCCACAGGATCATGGACGAGAGCTTGCCCGCCGCAACCATACGCCCGATCGCGCCTTCGGGGCCGGTCAGGTGCTCCTGCCCGACGACCTCGGCCAGGGTCTGTGGGCGCAAACGGTCGGCCAATGGCGCGTCTTTGGACGGCCTATCGGCGGGCTGGTGCGGCAAATCGGCGGCAAACAGGTCGGCCATCGCGGCCCAAGATAGGCGCGATGGAAAAAATTGCATCGGGGCTTGCAGGGCGCCAATAAAGATATATCTTAGTGACATCTTAGATGCATAACGAAAGGAACGCGCAAATGCGCATGCACGGATGTTACGAAGGCCGCCGCGGACGCGGTCCGGGCTGGCCGATGCTGGCGATGATGATGGGCGGACGTGGCCGGGGTCGCGGAGGGTCCTGGGAATGGAGCTTTGGCGATGGCGCCAATGACTTTGGGCCACGCCAGCGCAGCGGCGGCCGGGGCGGGCCGCGTGGGCGGATGTTCGCCGGGGGCGAACTCCGCCTGCTGTTGCTCAAGCTCATCGGTGACGAAACCCGCCACGGCTACGAACTGATCAAGGCGATCGAGGAGCTGACCGGGGGCAACTACGCGCCGAGCCCCGGGGTGGTCTATCCTACGCTCAGCCTGTTGCTCGACGAAGGGATGATCGCGGAGAAGGCCGACGATACCCCGCGCAAGGCCTTCACGATCACCCCGGAAGGTCAGACCGAACTTTCTGACCGAGTGGACGAGGCTGAAGCGCTGGTCGCTCGGCTCATCGCGCTCAACGAGGACGACGACGCGCACCGCGCCCCACCGATCGGACGCGCGGTCGGCAACCTGTTCGCCGCGTTGCGCGGGCGCGCCCAGAGCGGGTTCGATGCCGAGACGGTCCACCAGGTCGCTGAAATCCTCGACGAAGCCGCGCGCAAGATCGAGCGGCTGTAAGCACGGCTTTCCTCGCAAGCCGGTCGCGGCGCGGGCCGACGCGATTCGCGTTGCCCGCGCCGTAGTGGTATCATGGCGCACGTGGTCGCCTGGGGAGGGGAAGCATGGCCGATTTGCTCGAAGACGGAGCGCTGCTCGAAGAAGACGGCGATCGACCCGCGGCCCCTTGGCATTTCTGGGCGGTCGCCGCGGTCGGACTGTTGTGGAACAGCTTCGGCGCGATCGACTACACCATGACCCAGCTTCGCAATCCGGCGTGGATCGGTCAGATCGACGCCGAGATGCTGGCGAAGATCGACGCCGCGCCGGTGTGGGCGACGTCGTGCTGGGCGTTGGGTGTGTGGGGTTCGTTCGCGGGGGCGGTTTTGCTTCTGGTCCGCTCGCGCCACGCCGCCGCCGCCTTCGCCGTATCTTTCGTCGCGGCTCTCGTCAGCTTCGCCTGGCAATATTCTGCGGGACTGGTGGCTAGTCCGATCCTGCCGATGGTGATCCTGGCCGCGGTGGCGTTTTTCTGGTGGTACGCCGGCAAGATGCGCACCGATGGCGTGCTGACTTAATTCAAG
Protein-coding sequences here:
- a CDS encoding PadR family transcriptional regulator, with translation MRMHGCYEGRRGRGPGWPMLAMMMGGRGRGRGGSWEWSFGDGANDFGPRQRSGGRGGPRGRMFAGGELRLLLLKLIGDETRHGYELIKAIEELTGGNYAPSPGVVYPTLSLLLDEGMIAEKADDTPRKAFTITPEGQTELSDRVDEAEALVARLIALNEDDDAHRAPPIGRAVGNLFAALRGRAQSGFDAETVHQVAEILDEAARKIERL
- a CDS encoding replication-associated recombination protein A codes for the protein MADLFAADLPHQPADRPSKDAPLADRLRPQTLAEVVGQEHLTGPEGAIGRMVAAGKLSSMILWGPPGTGKTSIARLLADAVGMRFVSLSAVFSGVADLKKAFAEAETMAKAGQRTLLLVDEIHRFNRAQQDGFLPFVENGTVTLIGATTENPSFELNAALLSRAQVLILHRLDHKALCQLLEKAEANVGKPLPVTAAARDALVAAADGDGRFLLNQAATLFDIGLDQPLDTAGLSQFLQRRVAVYDKDREGHYNLISALHKALRGSDPQASLYYLARMLVAGEEPLFVLRRLTRAAVEDVGLADPQALVQCLAAKDAYEFLGSPEGELAIVQACLYLATAPKSNAAYMAQRAAWRSAKETGSLMPPANILNAPTKLMKDIGYGQGYAYDHDADDGFSGASYWPAEMEPQTYYRPVERGFERQVAERIAYWDKLRRERA